Genomic segment of Candidatus Nanopelagicales bacterium:
GATGGACGCGCGGGTTTGCTGTCGAGACTCGCAGAGATCGAGGGCGTCTACGTCCCGTCCTTCTACGACGTCGACTACCTGCCCGATGGTCGTATTCACCGCGTTGTCCCGAATCGACCCGAAGCCCCGTGGCGGGTAGCCAAACGAACAGTGATGGACCTCGACGAGTGGCCCTACCCGAAGGCCCCCCTGGTACCGCTGGCAGAGACGGTCCACGAGCGCTCATCCGTCGAGATCTTCCGCGGCTGCACGCGCGGCTGCCGCTTTTGCCAGGCCGGAATGATCACCCGTCCAGTTCGGGAACGAAGCATCGACACCATCGGCACGATTGTCGAGGCGGGACTGTGTGCCACGGGCTTCGACGAAGTTGGATTGTTGAGTCTGTCGAGTGCCGATCATTCTGAGATTGGCGAGGTCGCCACCCAACTCGCCGACCGGTACGAGGGAACAAATACATCGCTGTCGCTGCCCTCGACGCGGGTGGACGCCTTCAACATCACGTTGGCCAACGAACTCACCCGCAACGGTCGACGGTCCGGACTCACTTTTGCTCCCGAGGGCGGCAGCGAGCGGATTCGCAGGGTGATCAACAAGACGGTCAGCAAAGAGGACCTGATCAGAACGGTCACGACCGCGTACGAGGCGGGCTGGCGGCAGGTCAAGCTCTATTTCATGTGCGGACTCCCCACCGAAACCGACGAGGACGTCCTGGAGATTGCTGATCTGGCCCGGGAGGTCATTCGCTCCGGACGGGCTGTGACCGGCCGACGCGATATTCGCTGCACCGTATCCATCGGCGGCTTTGTCCCCAAACCGCACACACCATTTCAGTGGGCCGCACAACTCGGGTGGGAGCAGACCGACGATCGGCTGCACAAGCTGCGCAACGCTATCCGCAACGATCGTGAGGTCGGCAAGGCGATTGGTTTCCGGTACCACGATGGCCGCCCGGGTGTGGTCGAGGGATTGCTGTCGCGTGGTGATCGCCGAACCGGCGCAATCATCGAGGCAGCCTGGCGCGATGGCGCCCGGTTCGACGGTTGGAGTGAGCACTTCTCCTTCGACGGCTGGATGGCCGCGGCACAGGCGGCTTTGGTCGACGAGCCCGTTGATGTCGCCTGGTACACGACCCGCGAGCGGGACGAAGCCGAGGTTCTTCCGTGGGATCACCTCGATGCGGGCCTTGATCGCAGTTGGCTGTGGGAGGACTGGCAGGACGCGCTCAACGAGGTCGAGGTCGATGACTGCCGCTGGACTCCGTGTTTTGACTGCGGCGTGTGCGACCAACTCGACACCGAGATCCAGATCGGGCCGACCGGTCGACAGCTACTGCCGCTGACGGTCATCGCCCAGTGAGCGGTCGCGATCCGGGCCGGGAGTTCATCCCGCCGGTCATGAAGGTGCGGTTGCAATACGCCAAGCGAGGCCGGTTGCGGTTCTCCAGCCACCGCGATTTTCAGCGCGCTTTCGAACGGGCGCTGCGGCGGGCAAAGGTGCCGATGGCGTATTCGGCGGGTTTTCGACCGCATCCGAAGATCTCCTACGCCAACGCCGCCCCAACCGGTGTCGCCAGCGAGGCCGAGTACATCGAGATCGGCTTGGCGCAGGAGTTTGACGTTGAGCAACTGCGGGTTGCCCTCGACCAAGCCATGCCCACTGGGCTCGACATCGTCGACGCGGTCCGGGTCCGCGAGGGGGACCTCGTTTCCCGGCTTGAGGCCAGCGTTTGGCAGTTCACGTTGCCCAAGGTCAGTGCCGAAGTCGCTCGCGAGGCCGCCGAGAAGCTATTGGCGAGCGAGGCAATCGAGGTGCAACGGATGACCAAATCGGGAATGCGAACCTTCGACGCCCGGGCAGCGATCGCGACAGTTGAGGTCCGTTTGTCTCCCGATGAGGTCGATCCGTGTGCGATACTCACGGTGGTTGTCACGCACGGAACCCCGTCCGTACGACCCGACGACGTCCTCGCCGCCCTGCGGCAAGTTGCTGACCTCGCGCCGCCGGTGCCGCCCCAGGTGACCCGGCTGGCGCAGGGGCGACTGGCTGCAGATGCTCGGACGGTCAGTGACCCGCTGGCGCCAGATCGCGCTGGGACTGACCAGAAGAGTGCGGAACGCGCTGAGGCTCCGTAATTCGGAGCACCGGTGTCCCCGAGGAACCCGAGGCCGGCGTCGGCGCCTGAGCAAGCCAGGTGGTTTGCGCATTCAGGCGTAGCACAACCCAAGCTTTCGCGCCGGGCTCGCCCGGCGCCGACGAAAGGCCCGAACGCGACTGCGGCTATGCCGTCAGTCGGGGGAGGGCCGGACCAGGAGCATCTCCATGCTCGACGACGAGAACACGCCCCCCTCGGGCGACGTCGCTGACGCGATCACGCAAGAAGAAGAGCAACTCGCTGTTGCGCAGGTGGAGCTTTCCGCCGATTCGGACGCCGACGGCCCGGTAGTGGCACCGACTTTTGCGCCACCGCAGACTTCCGATGAGCCGCCTGGCGCAATCTCGGCCGAGGAGGAACAAGTCGCCGTGGCGCAGGTCGAACTATCGGCAGACCCTGGCGCTGACACATCAGGCAGTGCTGACGCTGCTGGTGCCGGTGCTGCGGGAAAGCCCGCCGACGGTGCAGCAGCTCCGAAACGTCGGCGGCGAGCCGCGAGTCGGCCGGCGGGGGCACCCGCTGAGTTCTCGGCAGCGTTCGCCGCTCCCACCGACCCGGTGGACGAGTCAGCAACGGCCGACGCTGGATCGGCACCGACCGCGCCGGTCGCCAACGCGGCGGCACTGTTCCAACCTCCGCCCGATGTGCCCGCACTCCCGCCCCGTCCGCGCCGCGCGGAGCTCGACAGCGGGCAGGCGACCGGGGAGTCCGACGCCGAAGGGGCCGAAGAGACTGACGGCAACGACTCAGAATCCGATGAAGCGGGTGATGGCGGACCCAAGCGCCGCCGCCGACGTCGGGGTGGCCGCCGCCGCCGCAAGCCAGGTGGTGAGGACGGCTCCGACGATGACAACGGCGATGAGGCCGATGAGGATGGCGGCGATTCAGTCGACGACGAAGACGACGGTGACGATGAGTCGGCTGGCAATGGTCAGTCGGGCTCGGCGAACACCCGCCGCCGGCGCCGCCGGCGTCGAACTGCCAGCGGTGGCGCAAACAACAATGACGATGATCCGCCGAACACCGTCGTCCACGTTCGCGAAGCGCGCGAAGCTGCTGACCAGGTCACGAGTGTGCGCGGATCGACCCGACTTGAAGCCAAGAAGCAGCGTCGGCGCGAAGGTCGGGAGGCGGGTCGTCGGCGCGCTCCAATCCTGACCGAAGCCGAGTTCCTGGCTCGCCGCGAGAGCGTCGACCGCGTCATGGTTGTTCGCCAACACGAGGACCGCACTCAGATCGCCGTGCTGGAGGACAACGTGCTGGCCGAGCACTACGTGAACCGTTCCGTGTCCACGTCAATGGTCGGCAACGTCTACCTCGGGCGGGTTCAGAACGTGCTCCCGTCGATGGAGGCGGCGTTTGTCGACATCGGTCGCGGACGCAATGCCGTGCTGTACGCCGGCGAAGTGAACTGGGACGCGGCTGGCCTCGAAGGCCAGCCAAAGCGCATCGAGTTGGCGCTGAAGTCTGGTGACGCTGTGTTGGTCCAGGTGACCAAAGATCCAGTCGGCCACAAAGGTGCGCGTCTGACGAGTCAGATTTCGCTGCCCGGTCGCTACCTCGTGTACGTTCCCGGCGGCTCGATGACAGGAATCAGCCGCAGGCTGCCCGACAGTGAGCGCAGTCGGCTCAAGAAGCTCCTGCGCAACGCGCTGCCGGAAGGGTCTGGCGTCATTGTCCGGACCGCAGCGGAGGGAGCCACCGAGGAGCAGATCAACCATGACGTTGCCCGGCTCACCGAGCAATGGGAACGTCTCAACGCCAAGACCAGCAGTGTCAAGGCTCCGGAACTGCTGCATGCTGAACCGGATCTAGCCACTCGGGTCGTCAGGGACATCTTCAACGAGGACTTCTCCAAGTTGATCGTGTCTGGAAGCCGAGCAACGACCACGATTGAGGACTACATCGCTGGGGTCGCCCCCGATCTTGCGGACCGCGTCAGTCGCTGGACCAGCAACGCGGACGTCTTCTCCGCACATCGCATCGACGAACAACTCGCCAAAGCCCTCGACCGCAAGGTCTGGCTGCCCTCGGGCGGCTCATTGGTCATCGATCACACCGAGGCGATGACGGTTGTCGACGTCAACACGGGCAAGTTCACGGGGCAGGGCGGCAACCTTGAGGAGACCGTCACCCGAAACAACCTGGAGGCCGCCGAAGAGATCGTGCGCCAACTTCGACTGCGCGACACCGGCGGCATCATCGTTATCGACTTCATCGACATGGTGCTGGAGAGCAACCGGGATCTGGTGCTGCGGCGGTTGCTGGAGTGTCTGGGCAGAGACCGAACCAAACATCAGGTCGCCGAGGTGACGTCGCTGGGCCTGGTCCAAATGACGCGCAAGCGGATCGGTCAGGGACTGCTGGAAACCTTCAGCACGCCCTGTGAGTGCTGCAACGGTCGCGGCGTGAAGGTGCAAACCAATCCGGTGGATCAGCACACCGGCGAAGCCGAGCCGAGGCGCCGACGGGCACGTCCGGCTGGCCCCATTCCGGGGGCGCCACAACAGCCGAAAGCCGAGTCCGATCCCGGCGGTGACGAGCCGGTCGGTGACGAGCCGGCAGATGCGGAAACCGTGGACGAAACCACAGCCCAATCCGCAGCCGACACCGCAGCCGACACCGCGGCCGGGTCGACAGCGGACTCCGGAACTGACGGTGACGGCCCAGGTCCGCCGTCCACCGACGGCGCGGCAGCGCAGCCTGCCACCGATGGGCCGAACGACTCCGACGGATCGGGTGAGTCTGACCAATCGCAGTGACAGTGTCCCGGTTGACCGAACCTGACCTAGGGGGCGTACCCTTGGGAAAGGTTTCCGGCGTCCGCTGCGCAGTCTGGTTGGGTGCGCGGTCTGCCGCTTCGCCCAACGTGTCCGCCAGTCGCGGCGCCGCTTCGAAGTAGAAGTATCAGCCAAGCAAGTCTTATTGAGGGAGTTCAGCGTGTACGCGATCGTTCGCGCAGGTGGCCGGCAAGAGAAGGTCGCCGTCGGAGACGTGGTCGAACTCGACCGCGTCGAGGGAGAGCCCGGGACCGCCGTCTCGCTGCCCGCATTGCTCGTTGTCGATGGTGACCAGATCACCCACGATGCCGCAGAATTGGGCAAGGTCGACGTCTCAGCGGAGATCATGGCGCACGGCAAGGGCCCCAAGATCGACATCGGCAAGTTCAAGAACAAGACCGGCTACCGCCGTCGTCAAGGACACCGTCAGCGTTTGACCACGCTGAAGGTCACGGCGATCACCACGGGAAAGTGACGTAATGGCACATAAGAAAGGTGCTTCGAGCACTAGGAACGGCCGCGACTCCAACGCCCAACGCCTCGGCGTCAAGCGCTTCGGTGGTCAGTTGGTGAGTGCCGGCGAAATCATCGTCCGTCAGCGCGGAACCCACTTCCATCCAGGCGAGAACGTCGGCCGTGGCGGCGATGACACGCTGTTCGCACTGGCAGAGGGCACCGTCGACTTCGGGACCCGTCGTGGCCGCAAAGTCGTCAACATCGTCGCTGTCTCGCAATAGCACGGGCTTCTCGATCGAGCCTTCGCATATTCGGAGGTTCCCATGAGCACATTTGTAGACCGTGCGATTCTGCACGCCCAGGCTGGCGACGGTGGGCACGGCTGCGCATCGATACACCGGGAGAAGTTCAAGCCACTCGGCGGTCCAGATGGCGGCAACGGCGGTCGCGGCGGCAATGTCGTCGTTGTTGTTACCCCCGACACCAGCAGCCTGCTGGACATCCATCGTTCACCCCATCGCCGGGCCGACAACGGCGGGGTGGGCAAGGGTTCTCACCGCGATGGTGCGGACGGCAACGACGTCGTGATCCCGGTTCCGGACGGGACCGTGGTGACTACCGAAGCCGGTGAGGCCCTGGCTGACTTGGTCGGCCCCGGCGCGCAGTTCATCATCGCCAAGGGCGGACGTGGCGGGCTAGGCAACTCCTCGCTGGCCAGCCAACGCCGCAAGGCTCCCGGCTTTGCGCTGCTGGGCGAACCGGGCGAATCCTTCAACGTGGTATTGGAGCTCAAAACCCTGGCCGACGTCGGCCTGGTCGGTTTCCCGTCGGCGGGCAAATCGAGTCTGGTCTCGGTCCTCAGTGCTGCCAAGCCCAAGATCGCCGACTACCCGTTCACGACCCTGGTGCCTCACCTGGGAGTTGTGCAGGCCGGGGACACGGTCTTCACTGTCGCCGACGTTCCTGGGCTGATCCCGGGAGCCAGCGAGGGCAAAGGTCTGGGACTGGAGTTTCTTCGTCACATCGAACGGTGCTCGGCGCTGGTGCATGTCGTTGACTGCGCCACGCTGGAGCCCAACCGCGATCCCCTCAGCGACATCGACGCGATCGAAGCGGAACTCGCGGCCTACGGCGGTCTCGCCGATCGACCGCGGCTAGTGGCGCTGAACAAATGCGATGTTCCCGAGGCGCAGGAGTTGGCAGAGCTGGTCTCGCCCATGTTGCAGCAGCGTGGCTGGCAAGTGTTCCCAATCTCCACGGCATCCCACGTTGGATTGCCCGCGTTGAAGTTCGCGATGGCGGACATTGTCAAGGTCGCGCGCGCGCAGGCCGCTGCGGAAGCGGAGACTCCCGCGCTGGTGATCGTGCGGCCGTTGGCCGTCGACGACTCGGGGTTCTCCGTCGTCCTGGAGCAGGAGGGCTACCGCGTGCGGGGTGCCCGACCCACTCGCTGGGTCCGCCAGACCGACTTCAGTAACGATGAGGCCGTTGGCTACCTTGCAGACCGCCTCGCCCGACTTGGCGTGGAAGAGGAGCTCGTGAAACTCGGTGCCACCCCTGGAGCGACCGTGATCATTGGCGAGGACGACAACGCAGTCGTGTTCGACTGGCGGCCATCGGTCTTCGCCGGCGACGAGGCCGCAGCCGCTCCACGTGGGACTGATCGGCGCCTGGAGGAGTCGTGAGTCCGCACGAGCAGCTGCGTGCGCGCATCGGATCAGCCAGGCGGGTGGTCGTCAAGACGGGGTCGTCATCGCTAACGACATCCGCCGGCCAGATCGACGCCACCCGCGTCAACGGGCTGGTCGACGTGGTCGCGGAGCAGGTGAAGTCGGGTCGGCAGGTGGTCCTGGTCTCAAGCGGGGCGATTGCTGCCGGAATCGGCCCACTCGGGCTCACCAAACGACCAGGAGATCTGGCAACCCAGCAGGCAGCCGCCAGTGTCGGTCAGGGCGTGTTGGTTGGCGCGTACGCAGCGCGGTTTGCCGAGCACGGCCTGACAGTCGGACAGGTGCTTTTGACTGCCGACGACATCGGCCGACGCGCTCACTATCGCAACGCCCAGCGGACTCTGACTCGGCTGCTGGACCTTGGTGTGGTGCCAATCGTGAACGAGAACGACACCGTAGCCACCGAAGAGATCCGGTTCGGGGACAACGACCAACTCGCGGCCCTGGTCGCGCACGTCGTGCATGCCGACGCACTCATTTTGCTCAGCGATGTAGATGGTCTCTACGACGGGCCGCCGAGTCGTGCGGGCAGCGCGGTGGTCTCAGACATCCGCTCGACCGCGGACTTGAACGCTGTGTCGATTGGTGGATCGGCAAGCAGCGTTGGTCGCGGGGGAATGGCGACCAAGGTGAAGGCAGCGAGCACCGCAACCGCAGCCGGCGTACCCGTTGTTCTCACCTCCGCCAGGCAGGCGCGCGAGGCGATGACCGGGGGACACGTCGGAACTCTGTTCTATCCAACCGGCAAACGTCGTCCCACCAGGTTGTTGTGGCTTGCCCATGCTTCGGAGGCACGCGGGACGATCTTCCTTGATGAGGGGGCTGTACGAGCCATTGTCGAGCGCAAAGCCTCCTTGCTCCCCGCTGGTGTCACCTCGGCGACTGGCGAGTTCGTGGCCGGCGACCCGGTGGACCTTGCGGATCCGCGCGGCGTCGTCTTCGCTCGCGGGATCATCAACTTCGATGCCTCAGAGTTGCCACCCCTGCTCGGCAAATCCACTCGCGAACTGTCCAGCACCCTCGGCGTTGAGTACGAGCGCGAACTCGTGCACCGCGATGACCTGGTCATCCTGTCTGATTGACGCACCCCGCAGCGCGCCCCTGCC
This window contains:
- a CDS encoding TIGR03960 family B12-binding radical SAM protein — its product is MRDTGQTVFPELERLLPFVSKPVQYVGGELNSTIKPWESATVRWVLMYPDAYEVGLPNQGVQILYEVLNERADALAERTYAVWPDLEALMREHHVPQFTVDAHRAVGDFDVFGLSFSTELGYTNMLTAVDLAGIPLHAADRGDADPIVVAGGHAAFNPEPISRFIDAAVLGDGEQAALDITDVTAAWKSAGQIDGRAGLLSRLAEIEGVYVPSFYDVDYLPDGRIHRVVPNRPEAPWRVAKRTVMDLDEWPYPKAPLVPLAETVHERSSVEIFRGCTRGCRFCQAGMITRPVRERSIDTIGTIVEAGLCATGFDEVGLLSLSSADHSEIGEVATQLADRYEGTNTSLSLPSTRVDAFNITLANELTRNGRRSGLTFAPEGGSERIRRVINKTVSKEDLIRTVTTAYEAGWRQVKLYFMCGLPTETDEDVLEIADLAREVIRSGRAVTGRRDIRCTVSIGGFVPKPHTPFQWAAQLGWEQTDDRLHKLRNAIRNDREVGKAIGFRYHDGRPGVVEGLLSRGDRRTGAIIEAAWRDGARFDGWSEHFSFDGWMAAAQAALVDEPVDVAWYTTRERDEAEVLPWDHLDAGLDRSWLWEDWQDALNEVEVDDCRWTPCFDCGVCDQLDTEIQIGPTGRQLLPLTVIAQ
- a CDS encoding TIGR03936 family radical SAM-associated protein, with the protein product MSGRDPGREFIPPVMKVRLQYAKRGRLRFSSHRDFQRAFERALRRAKVPMAYSAGFRPHPKISYANAAPTGVASEAEYIEIGLAQEFDVEQLRVALDQAMPTGLDIVDAVRVREGDLVSRLEASVWQFTLPKVSAEVAREAAEKLLASEAIEVQRMTKSGMRTFDARAAIATVEVRLSPDEVDPCAILTVVVTHGTPSVRPDDVLAALRQVADLAPPVPPQVTRLAQGRLAADARTVSDPLAPDRAGTDQKSAERAEAP
- a CDS encoding ribonuclease E/G translates to MLDDENTPPSGDVADAITQEEEQLAVAQVELSADSDADGPVVAPTFAPPQTSDEPPGAISAEEEQVAVAQVELSADPGADTSGSADAAGAGAAGKPADGAAAPKRRRRAASRPAGAPAEFSAAFAAPTDPVDESATADAGSAPTAPVANAAALFQPPPDVPALPPRPRRAELDSGQATGESDAEGAEETDGNDSESDEAGDGGPKRRRRRRGGRRRRKPGGEDGSDDDNGDEADEDGGDSVDDEDDGDDESAGNGQSGSANTRRRRRRRRTASGGANNNDDDPPNTVVHVREAREAADQVTSVRGSTRLEAKKQRRREGREAGRRRAPILTEAEFLARRESVDRVMVVRQHEDRTQIAVLEDNVLAEHYVNRSVSTSMVGNVYLGRVQNVLPSMEAAFVDIGRGRNAVLYAGEVNWDAAGLEGQPKRIELALKSGDAVLVQVTKDPVGHKGARLTSQISLPGRYLVYVPGGSMTGISRRLPDSERSRLKKLLRNALPEGSGVIVRTAAEGATEEQINHDVARLTEQWERLNAKTSSVKAPELLHAEPDLATRVVRDIFNEDFSKLIVSGSRATTTIEDYIAGVAPDLADRVSRWTSNADVFSAHRIDEQLAKALDRKVWLPSGGSLVIDHTEAMTVVDVNTGKFTGQGGNLEETVTRNNLEAAEEIVRQLRLRDTGGIIVIDFIDMVLESNRDLVLRRLLECLGRDRTKHQVAEVTSLGLVQMTRKRIGQGLLETFSTPCECCNGRGVKVQTNPVDQHTGEAEPRRRRARPAGPIPGAPQQPKAESDPGGDEPVGDEPADAETVDETTAQSAADTAADTAAGSTADSGTDGDGPGPPSTDGAAAQPATDGPNDSDGSGESDQSQ
- the rplU gene encoding 50S ribosomal protein L21, yielding MYAIVRAGGRQEKVAVGDVVELDRVEGEPGTAVSLPALLVVDGDQITHDAAELGKVDVSAEIMAHGKGPKIDIGKFKNKTGYRRRQGHRQRLTTLKVTAITTGK
- the rpmA gene encoding 50S ribosomal protein L27; the encoded protein is MAHKKGASSTRNGRDSNAQRLGVKRFGGQLVSAGEIIVRQRGTHFHPGENVGRGGDDTLFALAEGTVDFGTRRGRKVVNIVAVSQ
- the obgE gene encoding GTPase ObgE yields the protein MSTFVDRAILHAQAGDGGHGCASIHREKFKPLGGPDGGNGGRGGNVVVVVTPDTSSLLDIHRSPHRRADNGGVGKGSHRDGADGNDVVIPVPDGTVVTTEAGEALADLVGPGAQFIIAKGGRGGLGNSSLASQRRKAPGFALLGEPGESFNVVLELKTLADVGLVGFPSAGKSSLVSVLSAAKPKIADYPFTTLVPHLGVVQAGDTVFTVADVPGLIPGASEGKGLGLEFLRHIERCSALVHVVDCATLEPNRDPLSDIDAIEAELAAYGGLADRPRLVALNKCDVPEAQELAELVSPMLQQRGWQVFPISTASHVGLPALKFAMADIVKVARAQAAAEAETPALVIVRPLAVDDSGFSVVLEQEGYRVRGARPTRWVRQTDFSNDEAVGYLADRLARLGVEEELVKLGATPGATVIIGEDDNAVVFDWRPSVFAGDEAAAAPRGTDRRLEES
- a CDS encoding glutamate 5-kinase; amino-acid sequence: MGSARRVVVKTGSSSLTTSAGQIDATRVNGLVDVVAEQVKSGRQVVLVSSGAIAAGIGPLGLTKRPGDLATQQAAASVGQGVLVGAYAARFAEHGLTVGQVLLTADDIGRRAHYRNAQRTLTRLLDLGVVPIVNENDTVATEEIRFGDNDQLAALVAHVVHADALILLSDVDGLYDGPPSRAGSAVVSDIRSTADLNAVSIGGSASSVGRGGMATKVKAASTATAAGVPVVLTSARQAREAMTGGHVGTLFYPTGKRRPTRLLWLAHASEARGTIFLDEGAVRAIVERKASLLPAGVTSATGEFVAGDPVDLADPRGVVFARGIINFDASELPPLLGKSTRELSSTLGVEYERELVHRDDLVILSD